In Oscillatoria sp. FACHB-1407, the sequence CGCCTTGTCAGCCTCTCAGTGCTATTTCCGGAGGACTACTGCTGTCATGCATAACTTTTTGCCGATCGCCTACTTTCAAAATCAATTTGTTCCGTTTACAGATGCCAAGATTTCAGTTGCAACCCACGCACTGCACTACGGCACTGCCGCCTTCGGTGGACTGAGAGGCATCCCCGATCCTCAAAACCCCAAGCAGATTTTGCTGTTCCGGCTCGATCGGCATTGTCAACGGCTCAGTAGTAGTGCCCGATTCCTCCACTTTGATCTGCCCGCTGATAAAATCCAGCAAATCATTACAGATTTTGTTCTCAAAAACCAGCCAACCACATCGTTTTACATCCGCCCGTTAGTTTACACCTCCGATTTAGGCATCTCTCCCCGGTTGCATAGCGTCGAAAAGGATTTCTTTGTCTATGGGTTAGAGTTGGGCGATTACCTGTCCCCTCAAGGGGTCACCTGCCGCATTAGCTCGTGGTATCGCCAGGAAGATCGCAGTTTGCCACTACGGGGCAAGATTAGTGGGGCATACATTACCTCGTCGCTAGCCAAAACGGAAGCGGTAGAGTCGGGATTTGATGAGGCGATTTTGATGAATTCTCAGGGCAAAGTGAGCGAAGCCTCTGGAATGAATGTCTTTATTGTGAGAAATGGAACCCTGGTCACACCTGGGTTTGAGCAAGATATCCTGGAAGGGATCACGCGAAACAGCATTTTGACGATCGCCAAGGATCTTGGCATCCCCACAGTGGAGCGAGCGATCGACAAGTCAGAGCTATTTATTGCCGATGAGGTGTTTCTCAGCGGTACAGCGGCTCGGATCACTCCCGTCAGTCGCATTGAGAATTATCAGTTTTCGAGCGATCGCCCCATCACTGAAAAACTACGGGATAAGCTCACTGCCATCACTGAAAACCGCGATCCCCAATACAAAGATTGGGTTTTCACAATTCCGCTGAACTAAGGGTTGATTCGTCCTGCTCTTAAATAAATCGCCCATTCAACGGTGCGGGGTGTTTTGCCCCATGCCTGTTGCAGTTCATCAGAGAAATGGGCGATCGCACCCCATCTCTGCTGTTCTGCCAGCAATTGGGTCGCTGACCAGGTGCTGACATAGCCTATGTATTGATCGACTGTCCATGCGGCTGTTCGTGTGAAGGACGGAGTGACCACTTCCTCAAACGGAAACGGGATCGTCCTGTATTCCTCATCGAGCAACTGTACCTGGGGTGGTTTAAAGGGTTGAATCATCTGGTCAAACTCCTTGAGCAACTGCTGCACCGTTTGTGGAGCCGTTGGCATGGCAGGCATCCCAGTCCCCCAAACGGCGATCGCTCCCTGAGGTTTTGCCACTCGTCGCACTTCTGTGTAGAACGCTTCCAGGTCGAACCAGTGCAGAG encodes:
- a CDS encoding branched-chain amino acid transaminase, which encodes MHNFLPIAYFQNQFVPFTDAKISVATHALHYGTAAFGGLRGIPDPQNPKQILLFRLDRHCQRLSSSARFLHFDLPADKIQQIITDFVLKNQPTTSFYIRPLVYTSDLGISPRLHSVEKDFFVYGLELGDYLSPQGVTCRISSWYRQEDRSLPLRGKISGAYITSSLAKTEAVESGFDEAILMNSQGKVSEASGMNVFIVRNGTLVTPGFEQDILEGITRNSILTIAKDLGIPTVERAIDKSELFIADEVFLSGTAARITPVSRIENYQFSSDRPITEKLRDKLTAITENRDPQYKDWVFTIPLN
- a CDS encoding class I SAM-dependent methyltransferase — its product is MATSSFKDYFSKQASDYAKYRPHYPEALFAYLATLTTNHKTAWDCATGNGQVAIGLTPYFQTIYATDASATQIANAFPHDRIHYSVAPARDSGLPDRSMDLITVGLALHWFDLEAFYTEVRRVAKPQGAIAVWGTGMPAMPTAPQTVQQLLKEFDQMIQPFKPPQVQLLDEEYRTIPFPFEEVVTPSFTRTAAWTVDQYIGYVSTWSATQLLAEQQRWGAIAHFSDELQQAWGKTPRTVEWAIYLRAGRINP